The following nucleotide sequence is from Thioalkalivibrio sp. XN279.
ACCTGGACCAGGTCGGGCTGATCCACATGGGCGGGCGGGTCTACGACCCGGAGATCGGGCGGTTCCTGTCGCCGGACCCCTTCGTCCAGTTCCCGGCCTCCACCCAGGGCTTCAACCGCTACGCCTACGTCGGCAACAACCCGCTTTCCTATACCGACCCGAGCGGGTA
It contains:
- a CDS encoding RHS repeat-associated core domain-containing protein, whose product is VVAITNEAGTVVERLAYDAWGKRRPADTWQTPTPGVFIAAISLTRGFTGHEHLDQVGLIHMGGRVYDPEIGRFLSPDPFVQFPASTQGFNRYAYVGNNPLSYTDPSG